From the genome of Malus domestica chromosome 04, GDT2T_hap1, one region includes:
- the LOC103433279 gene encoding probable E3 ubiquitin-protein ligase ZFP1 has product MGHRHQFSTSHVFESENDQNWNHMNTEQPFGHLGQAGSGENGSFFYPVENMFIDGAPFASNWNPAPRSYGYSSMNHNIDVPHYQPDASGPSHDPFQHPISAGTFGMSSGNYAHHAPSSSYDRRTFHGVEGSFVDLTVSNGRGPHKRKSPGIPSVSERGSTSRYYSSGSSSSELPRSSELQQEKVNMDTSHVPWDHISMGPSYRGNGLSIRGEGSMRNVRSRSEHDLESNLARTHLSTNPLHTSYSTNLPIDHSSTMDLSGQGSTGLTNEWNHISVAPHGRIIAPDSSGFGHDPNHFLVGSSGNASADTGLYHHDFMSSRSNAVPQSYPGALAPTVRGVRSTYSQRSTPAFRASSSNLRLGHVAHSDEGLQLMPENYPRHPRPVASVGWRHNDRSGRLRMSNDRYRVPEASALQERFTSEGFMTVDRPAFYGSRNMPDHHRDMRLDIDNMSYEELLALGETIGNVSTGLSEDLIPKCLTETIYCSSDQIQEEVSCAICLEEYNDRDDVGALKSCGHDYHVSCIKKWLSMKNSCPICKGCVLPDNMKEK; this is encoded by the exons ATGGGGCATAGACATCAGTTCAGCACATCTCATGTTTTTGAAAGTGAAAATGATCAGAATTGGAATCATATGAATACGGAACAACCTTTTGGGCATTTAG GCCAGGCTGGCTCTGGGGAGAACGGTTCTTTCTTTTATCCTGTAGAAAATATGTTTATAGATGGAGCGCCTTTTGCTTCAAATTGGAACCCGGCTCCGAGGTCATATGGGTACTCTTCCATGAACCACAATATTGATGTACCACATTATCAACCTGATGCTTCTGGTCCGTCTCATGACCCTTTTCAGCATCCAATAAGTGCTGGTACCTTTGGCATGTCCAGTGGGAATTATGCTCACCATGCACCTTCTTCTAGTTATGACCGGCGTACATTCCATGGTGTTGAGGGTAGTTTTGTTGATCTTACAGTGAGCAACGGAAGAGGTCCTCACAAGAGAAAAAGCCCAGGGATCCCTTCAGTATCTGAGAGAGGCAGCACCAGCAGATACTATAGCTCTGGCAGTAGTTCCTCTGAGCTCCCTAGATCTTCAGAGTTGCAGCAGGAGAAAGTAAACATGGATACCTCACACGTGCCTTGGGATCACATTTCTATGGGCCCCAGCTATAGAGGGAATGGACTCTCGATTAGGGGTGAAGGATCCATGAGAAATGTGAGAAGCCGGTCTGAACATGATTTGGAGTCCAACCTAGCGAGGACACATTTATCGACCAATCCTTTGCACACTTCTTATTCTACAAATCTCCCTATTGACCATTCTAGTACAATGGATCTCTCTGGTCAGGGTTCCACTGGTTTGACCAATGAGTGGAACCATATTAGTGTGGCTCCTCATGGAAGGATTATAGCTCCAG ATTCAAGTGGTTTCGGTCATGATCCGAACCACTTCCTTGTGGGAAGTAGTGGTAATGCTTCTGCGGATACTGGGTTATACCATCATGATTTCATGTCGAGCAGAAGTAATGCGGTCCCTCAAAGTTATCCTGGTGCCTTAGCCCCAACTGTAAGGGGTGTTCGCAGTACCTACTCTCAAAGATCTACCCCAGCCTTCAGGGCTTCTTCAAGCAACTTGCGATTGGGACATGTAGCACATTCAGATGAAGGATTGCAGCTGATGCCAGAAAATTACCCAAGACATCCTAGGCCAGTGGCCTCTGTTGGGTGGCGTCATAATGACAGGAGTGGTAGATTAAGGATGTCTAATGATAGATACCGAGTCCCTGAAGCGTCTGCTCTCCAGGAGCGGTTTACTTCTGAG GGTTTTATGACTGTGGATCGCCCAGCCTTTTATGGGTCCAGAAATATGCCTGATCATCATAGAGATATGAGGCTGGACATAGACAACATGAGTTACGAG GAACTCCTTGCACTTGGCGAAACAATTGGGAATGTGAGCACAGGCTTGTCTGAAGATCTGATACCGAAGTGTTTGACAGAAACAATATATTGTTCATCAGATCAAATCCAGGAGGAAGTCTCATGTGCAATTTGCCTG GAAGAGTACAATGACAGGGATGATGTTGGTGCGCTGAAAAGTTGCGGTCACGATTACCATGTGAGCTGCATCAAGAAGTGGTTGTCAATGAAAAACTCTTGTCCAATCTGCAAAGGTTGTGTTCTTCCTGATAATATGAAGGAGAAATAA